The Litorilinea aerophila region CAAGCTCCATGAAAGATATGGATTTGGCCGGTTTGAAATACCTGTCTAAGCTGCTTCTCCATCCCCGCCACCGCCGGCGGCCCGCGGCCTGGATGGAGCTCATTCGCCTCTGGCGGATGCCCCGTTACCGGCCTGCCTACACCCACCTGCTGGGCCCCCCCTTGCGGTTGATCGACGCGGCCTCCTTCCTGTCCGCCTACGACGCCATCTTCTGCCGGGAGATCTATCGGTTTGAGGCGCCGAGCGCCGAGCCGACCATTTTGGACTGCGGTGCGAACATTGGCCTGAGTGTGCTCTATTTTAAACAGCGTTATCCCCGGGCCCGCCTGATTGCGTTTGAACCGGATGCCATTGCCTTTGACGCCCTTTCAGAGAACGTGCGCAGCTTTGGCTTGCGAGATGTCGCACTCCACCCCAAAGCGGTCTGGCATACCGAGACCGAGCTGGCCTTCGTGTCCGATGGCGCCGATGCCGGTCGCCTGGCTCTCTATGCTGCTGAGCCCGGGGTGCAGTTAGTCCAAACAGTGGATCTGAACCCTTTCCTGGAGCGACCTGTGGATCTCCTTAAATTGGATGTGGAGGGCGCAGAGACGGAGATCCTGGTGCATTGCCGTGATGACCTGCAGAAGGTCCAACGCCTGTTTGTGGAGTATCATTCCTTGAGCGGACGACATCAAGAGCTTCACCGCCTGCTAACCGTTTTGGCCGAGGCCGGTTTTCGGGTCCAGATCCAGTCAGAGTCAGTGGCAACCCAACCCTTTGTACGGCCTAAAATTCAGGCTGGAATGGACCTCCAACTTAACATCTTTGCAACCCGGCCATCCACTGTGTAAAGCGCAAAGGAATTGTCGTTGAACGTCCTGCACCTGAGTACCTTTGACCTCCAGGGAGGGGCTCCCCGGGCCGCCTACCGTCTGCACCTGGGCCTGCGCCGCCTGGGCGTCCACTCCCGCATGCTGGTGCACCAGAAAAGCAGCAACGATCCGGCGGTCTTCACGGCTTCTGGCCTGCTGGCCCGCATCTGGGGCAAGCTGGTTCCCCATCTGGATCCATTGCCTCTGGCCCTCTACCCCCGACGCAGCCGCAACCAGTGGAGCCTCAACTGGCTTCCCACGGGCATTGGAGCGCGCATCCGGCAGGCCGCCCCCGACGTGGTCAACCTCCACTGGGTGGGCGTGGGCTTCCTGCCCATCGCGGCCTTGGCCCGCATCCCTGGCCCCCTGGTCTGGACCCTACACGACATGTGGGCCTTCACCGGCGGCTGCCACTATGACGGTGGCTGTGGCCGCTATCGCCAGCGCTGTGGCCATTGTCCCCAACTCCGTTCCAGCCACGAGGCCGATCTGAGCCGCTGGATCTGGCACTGGAAGAACCGGGCCTGGGCACCCCGGAGGATCCATGTGGTGACTCCTAGCCACTGGCTGGCCCAATGCGCTCGCCAGAGTGCGCTCTTCGCCGACCAGCCGGTGCACGTCATCCCCTACGGCCTGGATACGGCGGTCTTCCGGCCCCACGACAAGGCTTTCGCCCGCCAGGCCCTGGGGTTGCCTCTGGACCGCCAGCTGATCCTCTTTGGCGCCATGCGTAGCACCGGGGATCCCCGCAAAGGCTTTGCCTACCTTCAGGAAGCCCTCCAGCATCTGACCACCCACCTGGACTCCCGGCAGGTGGCGCTGGTGATCTTTGGGGCCCATCAGGAGCGAGAGGCAGTGGCCCAGGGTCTGGCCGTCCACGATGTAGGGGCCTTCCATGACGACGTCAGCCTGGCACTGCTCTACGCCGCCGCCGACGTCTTCGTTGCCCCTTCGGTCCAGGATAACCTGCCCAACACGGTGTTGGAGGCCCTGGCCTGCGGCACCCCTTGTGTGGCTTTTGAGATCGGCGGCATGCCCGATATGATCGAACATCAGGGCAACGGCTATCTGGCCCGTCCACTGGACAGCC contains the following coding sequences:
- a CDS encoding FkbM family methyltransferase, with translation MKYLSKLLLHPRHRRRPAAWMELIRLWRMPRYRPAYTHLLGPPLRLIDAASFLSAYDAIFCREIYRFEAPSAEPTILDCGANIGLSVLYFKQRYPRARLIAFEPDAIAFDALSENVRSFGLRDVALHPKAVWHTETELAFVSDGADAGRLALYAAEPGVQLVQTVDLNPFLERPVDLLKLDVEGAETEILVHCRDDLQKVQRLFVEYHSLSGRHQELHRLLTVLAEAGFRVQIQSESVATQPFVRPKIQAGMDLQLNIFATRPSTV
- a CDS encoding glycosyltransferase family 4 protein; the protein is MNVLHLSTFDLQGGAPRAAYRLHLGLRRLGVHSRMLVHQKSSNDPAVFTASGLLARIWGKLVPHLDPLPLALYPRRSRNQWSLNWLPTGIGARIRQAAPDVVNLHWVGVGFLPIAALARIPGPLVWTLHDMWAFTGGCHYDGGCGRYRQRCGHCPQLRSSHEADLSRWIWHWKNRAWAPRRIHVVTPSHWLAQCARQSALFADQPVHVIPYGLDTAVFRPHDKAFARQALGLPLDRQLILFGAMRSTGDPRKGFAYLQEALQHLTTHLDSRQVALVIFGAHQEREAVAQGLAVHDVGAFHDDVSLALLYAAADVFVAPSVQDNLPNTVLEALACGTPCVAFEIGGMPDMIEHQGNGYLARPLDSQDLARGIQWVLSDPLRWQQLSQRARARVEADFTLERQAQRYLDLYQQLVESSHVDAA